The genomic segment GATTGCTTGCGGCGCATGAAGTCGATATCGCCGAAGGTTTTAGCCTCATCGGGAGGTAAGAAAAAGTCTTGAGCCATGAGTGGAGGACGATTCTAATAAGTTGTATAAACAGATGTTATGTTAAATTTTATCACAGTTTCTCAGATTTGGAAAACTTTTCTAAATTTTTCTAACGTCCCTTCATACTCCTCTAGAGAGAGTAGGCGATCGCCCAACCCCAGGAAGTATGATAAAATAATCAACATTAATTGTTACTCTCGGTATCTGCGATCGTGTTAGCCACCCCCTCCACCTACAAAATTACTTGGGAAAAGTTACCAGATGACTACCAACTACCAGACGATCCCGTGGATAATATCAACCAACCCGCTCTTGCGGCAGCCTTAACGGAAAGCTTGCAGTTGGCAGGACGATTGCCAGAAACGGCTTTAACTCCGACTAACTATGGCATCTGCGCCACCGTTAACGATAAAATTGTGGTGAAAGCACCCGATTGGGCTTATATCGATCGCGTTCGCGTCGATCGTTCGGAAGTCATACGCAGCTACACGCCACAATTGCAAGGAGACATTCCGGCGATCGCCCTCGAATTCTTATCGGATACCGACGGCGGAGAATATTCCATCAAAGAAACCTATCCTCCCGGCAAATACTTCTATTACGAGCAAATTCTGCAAATCCCCAACTACGGCATTTTCGATCCCGCCACGGGAATTCTGGAATTGTACCGTTTGGACGACAACCGACGCTATCAATTGATAGAACCAAACGAACAAGGAAGATTTTGGCTTCCGGAAATGAACCTCTATTTAGGGGTATGGGAAGGAGGTCGCGAAAATCGAAACAGCTATTGGTTGCGCTGGTGGGATGAAGATGGCAATTTGCTGCTTTGGGGAACAGAGCAAGTGGCGCGCCAGCGCCAAACTATAGATATGGAACGCCAACGAGCGGAGAGAGAACGCCAGCGAGCCGAACAACTAGCAGCGAAATTACGTGCTGCGGGAATCGATCCCGACGCTTAATCCTGGCTCCAATAGGGACGGCGATCGCCTGACAATATGCTATGCTATTCCCCATTCCCCAGCGCTGTATTTCACCAATGGATAGAAGTTTGATTTCTCCAGAGTGCGATCGCTATCCGCAATTCGCACAACCTCTGAAGTTAGGCGTCTTAGCGTCCGGAAGTGGCAGTAATTTTGAAGCCTTGTTAGACTCCATCGCTGCAGGCAAACTCCACGCTCATATTAATGTCCTCATCTACAATAATCCTGGAGCTAAAGCTGCCGCTCGTGCCGGACGCTGGGGGATTCCAGCGATATTACTGAACCATCGCGACTATCCGCGCCGGGAAGAACTCGATGCCGCGATCGTGGAAACCCTGAAAGAACATGGGGTGCAATGGGTGATTATGGCCGGCTGGATGCGCATTGTCACTGAAGTTCTGCTGAGTGCGTTTCCCAACCGCGTCATTAACATTCATCCCAGTTTATTGCCCAGTTTTCGCGGAGTTCGCGCGATCGAGCAAGCCTTAGATGCTCGAGTAAAAATTACCGGTTGTACGGTTCATTTAGCCGCCTTAGAAGTGGATACCGGCCCGATTTTAGTGCAAGCAGCCGTCCCTATTTTACCTGACGATACTCCGGAGACATTGCACGCGAGAGTTCAAATTCAAGAACACCGGATTTTCCCTCAAGGGATTGCTCTGGCAGCTCAAAAGTATGGAGTTGATGGGATTGTATAGGAACTGGGAATCAAGGTTGAGGCTTGAGAAAAATACCCAAACCATTATGAATGCGAGCCGCACTACGAGGAGAACGATCGCGCAATTGGCCTCCTAAGTAAAGGCCCGTCGAGCTACCGCCATCGAGATTCAGAGCTTCCACCGCTCCCAAACGCTGCATAATTTGGGCAATTTCGCTTAAACTCGGCCCCTTACCGTAGGCGCGATCGTGGACTGCGGCAATAATTAAACGACCTTGGGGATTTAACCCGATCGCGCTGCGCGATGCTTTCTGTCGAATAAATGCCGGACTAAATCCCTCCGCTTCCGCATTTAAAACCACTCGACCTTGTTTCACCAACAGAGGGCCGGCACCTAAAGCAAATGGATAGCGGTTTTCCAGAGCGGGAAAAGAGGAACGTTGCACTTGCACGGAAGTTCCTGGCAAAAAGAAGGGACGGGGAGTATCGCCGCGATAGACCAAGAGATAGCCTTGGGGAGGAATGGGAACCCCTTCGCTTCTCGCACTAGGAATATCCGTTTGTCCGATAATGCGATCGCCACTGACCGAAACAATTGTCTCATTATTGGTAAGCGTCGTGTAGGTTTGGCCCCAAGCCGGAGTATAGCGAGAGAGTCCGGCTTTCACATAACCGCTATTCAAATACAAAATAGGAGAGCGCTCTCCCGTTGCCGCTATCAGAGTTTCTGTTAGGCTCAAGCGATCGATGAGAAACTCGCCACGGTCATTCCAGGCGATCGCCCCGCGATTGAGAATCGGTCCCGAAAGCCAGACTCCATCCCGTAAAATAGCTCCCAACGGCAAGCGATTATTCCGATTGAAAAAACCCGCATTAATCCCTGCGGCAGCCCCCACTTGAGGCGCTAGCTTCACCAGGGGAAGGGTTCCTTGCATTCCCGGTTGGCTTTGACCGCCAATCGGTCGCAGGTGCAGATCGGGATGCTTCGGATCGACCTCTAACCAGACTACCGGAAACTGCGACGAACCGAGATTCACCATCTGTTGGCGCCATTGAATTCCGGGACTCCACTGGATTTGTTTCGTTGGAATATGGCCATCCAAACGCAAATCGATCGCCACCCGATACGGAGCATTTAACGTCACAATTTGCGGCCGAACTCCCTTGCTCTTCAACATAATTTCAATCTCCGTGCGTCCCGACTGCGGCGAAACCTTAACGCTGGAGATAGCATTACCCGGTTTGGATTCAAACTCCTCGAGCAGTTGCGGAGCAATTGTGGCATCTACAGAAACGATCGCTTTTCCGGGAGCATGATTCAGGCGCACGGGAGTGGAGCGATCCACATTAACAACCAAGCGCTCTCCCCAGGCTTGCGTCCCCTGGCGAATGCCCAACACTCGACTGGGAGATGTTTGCACCATCAACGTATTACCTTGGGGAACCATTTGCCATCCCAGTTGCCCGATCCAATCCGTCACATCCACATACCTAAATTGCGGAGCAGAACGGCGATCGCTCTCTCCCAAACGCGCCGTTAGAATTGCTTGGGTTTGTCCGAGGGGAGCGTACCACTGAATCGCTTGTTGCTTGGGGTTAGACGTACTCAGCAGTTCGACTCCCAAACTCGACGATAATCCCATATCGCTAATTCCGATACGGACTCGACCATTTTCTTGCCATTGCGTCCAAGGAACGGATAATCGTTTGCCATTAATAACGATCTGGTTGCGCTGCTGGGAAAGAGTTTGCGAGAGTCGAGTCGAGGCAGGTTCGCGACAAACTCGGGCAACCCCATCCGCACAGGATTTACTGCCATCGATCGGCAGAGGATTAGAGTTAGAGACGATTTCCGAGCCTAACAAGGCGACAACCAATAACGACAACATGAATGACTCACTCCCAAACTATTTCGACACAATCGGCATTGAGCTATTATCCATCAGTATTTTCCTGCAATCCGCACGACTCTTCTTGTCCTGGGAAATGTAAGTTAAAACATCGAGTGGATTAAGACGATTTGCTACGCTAAAATAGCCAGGGGGTACGTACGATGCTCCTGGCTATTAACTGAATATAAGTTTTGACTGGCTCTGAGGTTATTTGGAGTCGGACGATGGCGAGTAGTCTGCGATCGCAAAAATGAAAGTTCCGTGGAAGACAATTAGCAGCAACCAGCCCAAACTAAACCAAGTAAGCCATAATAGGCTATTGGGCT from the Roseofilum casamattae BLCC-M143 genome contains:
- the purN gene encoding phosphoribosylglycinamide formyltransferase; the protein is MDRSLISPECDRYPQFAQPLKLGVLASGSGSNFEALLDSIAAGKLHAHINVLIYNNPGAKAAARAGRWGIPAILLNHRDYPRREELDAAIVETLKEHGVQWVIMAGWMRIVTEVLLSAFPNRVINIHPSLLPSFRGVRAIEQALDARVKITGCTVHLAALEVDTGPILVQAAVPILPDDTPETLHARVQIQEHRIFPQGIALAAQKYGVDGIV
- a CDS encoding Uma2 family endonuclease, with translation MLATPSTYKITWEKLPDDYQLPDDPVDNINQPALAAALTESLQLAGRLPETALTPTNYGICATVNDKIVVKAPDWAYIDRVRVDRSEVIRSYTPQLQGDIPAIALEFLSDTDGGEYSIKETYPPGKYFYYEQILQIPNYGIFDPATGILELYRLDDNRRYQLIEPNEQGRFWLPEMNLYLGVWEGGRENRNSYWLRWWDEDGNLLLWGTEQVARQRQTIDMERQRAERERQRAEQLAAKLRAAGIDPDA
- a CDS encoding phosphodiester glycosidase family protein → MLSLLVVALLGSEIVSNSNPLPIDGSKSCADGVARVCREPASTRLSQTLSQQRNQIVINGKRLSVPWTQWQENGRVRIGISDMGLSSSLGVELLSTSNPKQQAIQWYAPLGQTQAILTARLGESDRRSAPQFRYVDVTDWIGQLGWQMVPQGNTLMVQTSPSRVLGIRQGTQAWGERLVVNVDRSTPVRLNHAPGKAIVSVDATIAPQLLEEFESKPGNAISSVKVSPQSGRTEIEIMLKSKGVRPQIVTLNAPYRVAIDLRLDGHIPTKQIQWSPGIQWRQQMVNLGSSQFPVVWLEVDPKHPDLHLRPIGGQSQPGMQGTLPLVKLAPQVGAAAGINAGFFNRNNRLPLGAILRDGVWLSGPILNRGAIAWNDRGEFLIDRLSLTETLIAATGERSPILYLNSGYVKAGLSRYTPAWGQTYTTLTNNETIVSVSGDRIIGQTDIPSARSEGVPIPPQGYLLVYRGDTPRPFFLPGTSVQVQRSSFPALENRYPFALGAGPLLVKQGRVVLNAEAEGFSPAFIRQKASRSAIGLNPQGRLIIAAVHDRAYGKGPSLSEIAQIMQRLGAVEALNLDGGSSTGLYLGGQLRDRSPRSAARIHNGLGIFLKPQP